The Armatimonadota bacterium nucleotide sequence TCATCATCTCCGACGAGCTGAACCACGCCAGCATCATTGATGGCGTGCGCCTGGGCTCCGCCAGCTATAAGAAGTCCGAGGGCTGGGTGTATCCCCACAAGGACCTGAACGGCCTCGAAGACTGCCTGAAGCGCGCCACCGAGAAGGGCTTCGCCAAGAAGATGATCATCACCGACGGGGTATTCAGCATGGACGGCGATATTGCCCCTCTGGACGGCATCGTGGGCTTGGCCGAGCAATACGACGCCTTCGTGATGGTGGATGATGCGCATGGCTCGGGCGTTCTTGGCGAGCACGGCGCGGGCACCACCAGCCACTACGGGCTCTATGGCCGCGTGGACATCCAATTGGGAACGCTCAGCAAGGCGCTCGGCGTGGTCGGTGGCTACATCGCAGGTTCTGCGCTGCTCAAGGACTGGCTCATCAACCGAGGCCGTCCTTACCTCTTCAGTACGGCGCACCCTCCGATGGTCGCCGCGGCACTGATCGCCGCGCTCGACGTGATGGAGAACGACCCCGAGCCGATGAGGAAGCTCTGGGACAACACTCGATGGTGGAAGAAGGCGCTGCAGGAAGCCGGATTCGACACGATGGGCTCGGAAACGCCCATCACGCCGGTCTACATCGGTGATGAGGGCGCCGCCCAGGAGACCGAGAGGCTACTCTGGGAGGAAGGGGTCTACGCGCTTTCGATCGTGTTTCCCACGGTGGGCCGGGGCAAAGCGCGCATTCGTACGATGCCGAACGCAACGCACACTCTCGAAGACCTAGAGTTCTGCCTTGGGGCGTTCAAAAGGGTGCGGGACAAGCTGACGGTCCGCGCATAGGCGCCCAGACACGGGCATTCTGATTGTGCCTGGCCGCATTTTGTTTGCGGCGCTCCGGCAATTCGCCCTTCGCGCCTCGCCTATCGCGATTCACGACTTCTTCTCGTGACTGCTCTTCAGCTTCCAGCGCAGGGGGGTGCCCTCCAAGGGGTACTTCTTGCGGAACTGGTTCTCGATGTAGCGCAGGTAGGAGAAGTGCACGATCTCGGGATCGTTGCAGAAGAGCGCGAACGTCGGCGGGCGGGTGGCCACCTGGGTCGCGTAATAGACCTTGAGGAACTTGCCCTTGGTCGAATAGGGCTTTGAGAAGAGCGCGTCTTGGATCAGGCGATTGAACGGCCCCGTGGCGATGCGAAAGTTGTAGCTGTCCAGAGCCTTGAGCACCGTGTCGAGCACCGGCTCCAGCCCCGCGCTTTCCTTGGCGCTGGTGAAGCACACCGGCGCATAGGAGACCTCGGGCAGTTCATCGCGAATCTGCTGCAGGAACGCTTTCTTCTCGGGTGATTTCTGCTTGGGTTTCCCGTTAGGCGGCTCTTTCACGTCCCATTTGTTCACCGCGATCACCACGGCCTTGCCGCCGTCATGTGCGAGCTTGGCAGTGCGCTTGTCGCCGTCGGTGAGCCCGGCGTCGCCATCCACCACGATCAAGCCCACGTTGGCCCGGTCGAGCGCCTTCATCGCGCGGTCCACCATGTAGTATTCGATGCTGCCTTGGATCTTGCCGCGTCGCCTTAGGCCTGCGGTATCGATCAGGCGGAACCGCTCGTCGCGATAGCTGAGCAGCGTGTCGATGGCGTCGCGGGTGGTGCCCGGGATGTTCGAAACGATGGCGCGCTGCTCGCCCGTGAAGGCGTTCAGCAGCGAGGACTTGCCCACGTTCGGGCGGCCCAAAATGGCGAGCCGAATCTCATCGGGCTCTTCTTCGTCCTTCTCCACTTGCGGAAGCTCTTCGACGATGCGGTCGAGCAGATCGGCCACCCCTTTGCCATGCAGCGACGAGACCATGAAGATCTCACCCAAACCCAGCGCATAGAACTCGCCCGCGTTCGCGGCGCGCTGCGGGTTGTCGGTTTTGTTGACCACCACTAGGATCGGCTTCTTGCTGCCGCGCAGGCGGTTGGCCAGTTCCCAGTCGTCGGGCGTGACGCCGGCAGTCACCTCGGTGAGGAAGAGGATGGTGTCAGCCTCTTCCATGGCGACTTCGGCCTGCACGCGCACTTGCTCGATCTGGTCCTCGACGACTGCGGCGCGGCGCTTGATGAGCCGGTTGAAAAAGGTGCTCTTTCCGACGTTCGGGCGCCCCACGATGACGACGACGGGGAGTTTGGTGGCCATGGCGTGAACCCGAATGGCGCTTGCTTGGAGGGGAATGTTGAGAAATGCAGTCCCAGAGCACGCTGGACTACCATCGTTGAACCTAAGCCACCCAGGCGTCCCGCCTGGGCGACGCCCTTCTCAACAGCCCCTGGTGGGCCGCGCAGCAGGAGCAGGGTACCTGAACGGCGGCCCGGCCCGGGCTCACCGAATCCTCGCCGGCCCGACAAGACTCTTTACTCGTGGGTAAAGTTTGATGCTCAGGATGCCCAACTTCAGAAGCGCATGGATGATGCTCGGCGTCGGTCTCGCCACGGGTGCGATGGCCGACGACACCGCCCTAACCGGGCCGATGGGCAGAGGCAACTGGTATGTCGGCGGATTCCTCGGGCAGTCGATCCCAATCCTGGGGTCTGACGAGGTTCGACGGGGAGGCGCCTTCAGCCTCCAGTACGAGCGCAAGGATCCTCGGATGACCTACCGGGGGTTGTCGGGTTCTTTTGTGCTGGAAGGCTATCTACATTCGACGGTCGGGGGCGCCAAGGGCTCGACCGAGCACAATCGGCTCAACACGCTCGGGTTCCTCGGGATGGCGCGATGGCGTGGGGAAAGGGACTCGCGAGGCTACGCTCCGTATGGGGCGGTGGGCTGGGGGATCAGCTTTGGGAACCGGACGACGGTGGACCTCGACAGCAAGGTCAACTCGACGCCGGTGATCGAGGGCGGATTGAGCTACGCGCCTCCAGGTCAGGAGTGGCTATTCGGGCTGAGGTGGCTACATGCTTCGAATGCCGGCCTAAAGGGCCGGAACCAGGGGCTGAACGAGGTTCACGTGTTCGTCGCGAAGAGGTTCTAGTTAGGGGAGGTATGGCGTCAGGCATTGAGCATTGAGGCATTAGGGCATTAGGGCGTTGACGCGTTGGGGCGTTGAGCCTTGGGCCAGATGGGGGCGCACCGCGCCGAGTCCGGGAGCCTTGGGGCGGGAGAAGCTGCGCAATACAATCCTACCATTCCCTCATCTCACCCTCGCTCACCCTCGCTCACCCTCACGCATCCTCATGCGATTCAGGCTCCGGGTCTCCCTCGGCGGCTGCATCTGCGGGCTCGACGGGAGCAGAATCGGCCTCCACACTGAATCGGAACCGCGCGTTGCCGAAGGCGATTTGGTCGCCGTCCTGCAATGGGGCCGAGTCGACTTTCTCATAGTCCGATCGAAGCACGTAGGTGCCGTTGGAGGAGCCCAAGTCGGTGATCGCCCAAGCGCCGTGCTCACACTCGATCTTCGCGTGCTTGCGCGATACATACCGCCCCTCGTCGATCACCCCAAGGTCCACCTCGACCGGACCGACCGCCGGGTCGAACCGCCCAACCACGGCGGGCGCGGCGAAGGGGAAGCGCTGATCGGTCTCGACGCCTCCGCGGATCAGCGTGAGGCAGCCCCTTGCGGCGGTCTCCGCGCAGGTCGTGTCGGCAGGTACGGAACTCTCTTCCGGCTCGGTTCCAGCGACGTCATCCAGCAATTCGTTTTCTGCCATGGCTCTTACCCCGTATTATGGCGAGGAGCGCAAAGGCTCCCAGGGTCAGCGCCGAAACCGCCAACCCTGGCACCAAGGTGCCCAGGTCGACCTTGATCGCGTCGCTTCCCCTACCGATAGGGACAGTCAGGTAGGGGTTATCGGTTCGCAGACCGTAAACCATCAGGCCCAATGCTGCCGACGAACCCAGCGCGGTAGAGACCCAAATGGCCGTGCCCGTCACTCGCGATCTTGGGAAGAGGCCGTAGGCCATGCAGACCGGGATGAGCAGCCCACCCACCACCGCCCCGCTCCAGCTATACCAAAGCTGCACCACGCTTTGAACTTGGATCGCGACCAGCACGGCGATCCCGCATCCGACACCGACCCCGATTTTGGACCACCGCGTCACTTCAGGGCTATCCGGCGCATTGCGGAGCCTGCCGACGATCTCGCGCCCGAGGGTCGCGCCCGCCACAAGGGCATAGCCCACCATGGCGCTGAGGATCGTGCCGAGGAGGCCGCAGAGGAACAGCCCGCGCAGCCCGGGAGGAAGAACCTGGTCGGCAAACCTGGGAAAGGCCAGCAGCGGCTCCGCCTGCGCCCCATCTGAGGATCCGAGGGCATAGAGCGCTGTGCTGATGCTGAGCAGGTCGAACACGAACCAGCATGCCACGCAGATCCAAAGGCCCTTGCGGCTGGCGGCGGGACTTTCCGCGCTCGCGACCCGTTGGTGAAAGCCCGGATCAACGAGGGTCCATGCTCCAAGGATGAAGAACGAGACCACCTGGATCGGCCCAACTCCCCCGGTGAGGGTGAGCTGCTCGGGCGTAAAGGCCCTGCGCCAGATCTCGGAGGCGTCCAGATGGGTCAGGCACCATCCCAGCATCGCGGCGAACCCGACGTACATCGCGATGAAGGCGAGGATCGACACGCGTACGTCGGCGAGCAAGCCCCCCCGATAGAGAAAGAGGGTACCGACAAGGGTTGCGGCGACGATCGCCCAGGGCGTTTCAATGCCGGCCAAGTGCGAGACCAGAAGCCCCAGCATCAGCACGTGAGCCGCCGGGACGGCAAGCAGAAGCAGAAGCACGGCGCCGACGAGGCCGGTGGCCTTGCCGAACCTCGCGTGAAGGCGTTCGGGGAGGCTGATTTGGGCTTCTTGCCTCACCTTTCCGGCGAAGAACACCGCGTAGAGTCCCCCAAAAAAATAGTAAGGAACCCCAATCAGGAGCCACGCGCCCGTGCCGTAATAGCCGACGGATTCGGAAACGCCGAGGATGCCGCCGTACCAGGTGCTCACGAGGGTCGCCACAAACATCGGGAGGGTGAGCTGCCTGCCCGCAGCAAGGTACTGAAGCACGGAGTGATCCCTGAGTCTGGCGGAGAACCCTAAGACAAGGATCGCGCAGAGGAACAGCCCGACGACGGCGGCATCAATGCCTGTGAGCTGCGCGAGGGGAAGGAGGGTCACCAGATCGGAGCCTCCTCCTCGAGAAGCTCTACCACGAAGAGCGCCGCACCTTCGAGCACGCGGGCCGAGACATGGTCCGACGTGGCGCGGTTCGAAATGCTCCTCTTGCCCAGCGGCGCCAGTCGCACATCCTTCAGCGGCCACTCCACGCCCTGAAGACTGACGCCCTCGGTCTCCGAGAGCGGAAGCAACGAGACGAGCCTTCCCGGTTTGGTGGACACCTCCACATAGTCGTCCGCTTTGAGGACCCATCCGATCCCGGTCCGCAGGGCCACGCGCACAGCGAGCGGCGATTGCGCGGCGGAATAAAGGGTCGAAAGCAGGTGGTCGATCCGGTCGCCCTCGACGGCGGCCAGTGTGATGGCGTCGAACCCCCGGGCC carries:
- the der gene encoding ribosome biogenesis GTPase Der, which produces MATKLPVVVIVGRPNVGKSTFFNRLIKRRAAVVEDQIEQVRVQAEVAMEEADTILFLTEVTAGVTPDDWELANRLRGSKKPILVVVNKTDNPQRAANAGEFYALGLGEIFMVSSLHGKGVADLLDRIVEELPQVEKDEEEPDEIRLAILGRPNVGKSSLLNAFTGEQRAIVSNIPGTTRDAIDTLLSYRDERFRLIDTAGLRRRGKIQGSIEYYMVDRAMKALDRANVGLIVVDGDAGLTDGDKRTAKLAHDGGKAVVIAVNKWDVKEPPNGKPKQKSPEKKAFLQQIRDELPEVSYAPVCFTSAKESAGLEPVLDTVLKALDSYNFRIATGPFNRLIQDALFSKPYSTKGKFLKVYYATQVATRPPTFALFCNDPEIVHFSYLRYIENQFRKKYPLEGTPLRWKLKSSHEKKS
- a CDS encoding glycine C-acetyltransferase, yielding MNAGFQSWLASNLQTLKDQNLYKVPRILETPAGGRVRMNGKEVVNLSSNNYLGLANHPKVRAAALKAVEEWGVGAGAVRWIGGTMAIHDELEMRLAKFKKTEAVLVFTSGFTANSGCIPAVVSDKDVIISDELNHASIIDGVRLGSASYKKSEGWVYPHKDLNGLEDCLKRATEKGFAKKMIITDGVFSMDGDIAPLDGIVGLAEQYDAFVMVDDAHGSGVLGEHGAGTTSHYGLYGRVDIQLGTLSKALGVVGGYIAGSALLKDWLINRGRPYLFSTAHPPMVAAALIAALDVMENDPEPMRKLWDNTRWWKKALQEAGFDTMGSETPITPVYIGDEGAAQETERLLWEEGVYALSIVFPTVGRGKARIRTMPNATHTLEDLEFCLGAFKRVRDKLTVRA
- a CDS encoding acyloxyacyl hydrolase, with protein sequence MPNFRSAWMMLGVGLATGAMADDTALTGPMGRGNWYVGGFLGQSIPILGSDEVRRGGAFSLQYERKDPRMTYRGLSGSFVLEGYLHSTVGGAKGSTEHNRLNTLGFLGMARWRGERDSRGYAPYGAVGWGISFGNRTTVDLDSKVNSTPVIEGGLSYAPPGQEWLFGLRWLHASNAGLKGRNQGLNEVHVFVAKRF
- a CDS encoding FHA domain-containing protein, whose product is MAENELLDDVAGTEPEESSVPADTTCAETAARGCLTLIRGGVETDQRFPFAAPAVVGRFDPAVGPVEVDLGVIDEGRYVSRKHAKIECEHGAWAITDLGSSNGTYVLRSDYEKVDSAPLQDGDQIAFGNARFRFSVEADSAPVEPADAAAEGDPEPESHEDA
- a CDS encoding thiamine diphosphokinase, whose product is MGVNVLGVLAGNDMSTSLLKKWADGADELLAADAGADLLALIGVQPDLVIGDMDSAQNPATIAAWAATGRTTLVQDDDQERTDCDKLLSAAEARGFDAITLAAVEGDRIDHLLSTLYSAAQSPLAVRVALRTGIGWVLKADDYVEVSTKPGRLVSLLPLSETEGVSLQGVEWPLKDVRLAPLGKRSISNRATSDHVSARVLEGAALFVVELLEEEAPIW